In Myxococcus stipitatus, the genomic window CGTCGGTGGCGCCGTGCTCGCCGCGGTGAAGGCGCTCCAGGAGGAGCCGAGCACGGTGCGCATCGCGGCGCTCGCCCGTGAGCTGGGGCTCAGCCAGGACGCGCTGGAGAAGTGCTTCCGCCGGGCGGTGGGCGCCTCGCCCAAGCGCCTCGCCTCCATCCTGCGGCTGAAGCAGGCCGTGGCCGCGTACCAGCCCGGCATGAGCTTCTCGCGGTTGGCGCACGCCTCCGGTTACTACGACCAGCCCCACTTCAACCGCGAGCTGCGCGCCGCCGTCGGCGAGGCCCCCACGCGCTTCTTCGGCTCGGGGACGTACTGCTGAGCAGCGCGCGCCCGGGCGCCGACGGGGTGCCCGCCGTGGTCACGCAGGCTCCGCACTCGGCACGGGCGCATACCACCGGGCGAGTCCTGGTCGATGCGCTCGGCTCGGTGCTCCACGCGCATCGTGCGCCCCCGTTGCCCTGGCCCCGCTGACCGCGTGACGCGTCAGCGCTTCGCCTTGGCCTTCACCGGGAACGCGGGCGCGTCGATGCGGACCCCGACATAGGAGGGGAAGCGGGGCACGCCATCGTCGGACAGCTCCTGATAGCGGAAGGTGATGAGCGTGCCCACGGCCGGAGGCGCGGCGCGCTCGGCGTCCGACAGGCCCGTGCCCACGCTGAAGCGCTTGCCGTTGCGCAGCTCCACCTCCAGCGCCCCCAGCCGCCCCTTGTGCCGCCCCGCGCCGGCCACGTGCCCCACCACCACCGCCTCGTCGTCCTTGAAGCTCTTCACCTTCAACAGCGTGTGCGAACGCCCCGCCTCGTATTTCGAGCCCGGCTTGCGCAGCATCAGCCCCTCTCCGCCCAGCCCCTCCACGCGCGCCAGCTCCTCGCGCAGGTGCTCCGTCCCCTTGCAGCGCGCGTGCTCGTGCCAGCGCGCATACGCGGGCTTCGCGTCCTCCAGCCACTTGCGGCAGTGCTCCAGCCGCTCCTCGAACGCCCCCGCGACGGAGGGCGCGTCGAACACGACGAACGCCAGCTCCTTCCAGTCGGGGCTCCGGTCCTGCCGGCGCACCACGCTCACCGTGCGCTGGAAGCGCTTGCGTCCACCGAACAGCTCGCCGTCCAACG contains:
- a CDS encoding DNA ligase, coding for MADIADGQQVEVQGSGSKPYILKNTGGVYSCSCPAWRNQSIAIERRSCKHLRRVRGDAAEDARCGAAATAVKPTRAKPQGAEDGAEAEGAEEKAPPLLLAHPWENDVDLTDWWMSEKLDGVRAYWDGKRFWSRLGNEFFAPDWFVAGLPDFPLDGELFGGRKRFQRTVSVVRRQDRSPDWKELAFVVFDAPSVAGAFEERLEHCRKWLEDAKPAYARWHEHARCKGTEHLREELARVEGLGGEGLMLRKPGSKYEAGRSHTLLKVKSFKDDEAVVVGHVAGAGRHKGRLGALEVELRNGKRFSVGTGLSDAERAAPPAVGTLITFRYQELSDDGVPRFPSYVGVRIDAPAFPVKAKAKR